A genomic segment from Anaerolineae bacterium encodes:
- a CDS encoding DUF2961 domain-containing protein has translation MVIGNSTLADLARLRPGVRRLRVSSYDTRGGNFDWWDFEAGQARDIASLRGPGCIKHIWMTTLSDDRYALRKVLLRAWWDDEPLPSVEVPLGDFFGLGHGLTRNFVSLPLQMSPEDGRAFNCWFPMPFQTAGRLAVINETERPFRLYFYIDYEAYPAGTSLDDYGRFHAQWRRENPTAGWADPAVRWADHPESMQTAWQTPNTSGKDNYVILEATGRGHYVGCHLDIDCFSRQANDWYGEGDDMIFVDGEPWPPALHGTGTEDYFNTAFCPTQEYNAPYHGLILYQGTADWRWRGKNTVYRYHIEDPIFFEKSIRVTIEHGHSNKLSNDYSSTAYWYQAEPHHPFPPLLPVAARLPR, from the coding sequence ATGGTCATCGGCAATAGCACCCTGGCGGATCTGGCGCGGCTGCGTCCGGGGGTCCGGCGGCTGCGTGTCTCCAGTTACGATACGCGCGGCGGCAACTTTGACTGGTGGGACTTTGAAGCGGGTCAGGCGCGGGATATCGCCAGCCTGCGGGGACCGGGCTGCATCAAGCACATCTGGATGACGACGCTCTCTGATGACCGGTACGCCCTGCGCAAGGTGCTGCTGCGCGCCTGGTGGGATGACGAGCCGCTGCCGAGCGTCGAGGTCCCGCTGGGCGATTTCTTCGGCCTGGGGCACGGCCTGACGCGCAACTTCGTCTCCCTGCCGTTGCAGATGAGCCCTGAAGATGGCCGCGCCTTCAACTGCTGGTTCCCCATGCCCTTCCAAACGGCGGGGCGCCTGGCGGTGATTAATGAGACGGAGCGGCCCTTCCGCCTGTACTTCTATATCGATTACGAAGCTTACCCGGCGGGGACTTCCCTGGACGACTACGGGCGTTTTCATGCCCAGTGGCGACGGGAGAATCCCACCGCTGGCTGGGCTGACCCGGCTGTCCGCTGGGCCGACCATCCGGAATCCATGCAGACCGCCTGGCAGACGCCCAATACCAGCGGCAAGGACAACTACGTCATCCTGGAGGCGACGGGCCGGGGGCACTATGTGGGTTGCCACCTGGATATTGATTGCTTTTCCCGCCAGGCCAATGACTGGTACGGGGAAGGGGACGACATGATCTTCGTCGATGGGGAGCCATGGCCGCCCGCCCTGCATGGCACCGGCACCGAGGACTACTTCAACACAGCCTTCTGCCCCACGCAGGAGTACAACGCGCCCTATCACGGCCTGATCCTCTACCAGGGGACGGCTGACTGGCGCTGGCGCGGCAAGAACACGGTGTACCGTTACCACATCGAAGACCCGATCTTCTTTGAAAAATCGATCCGGGTCACTATCGAGCACGGCCACAGCAATAAGCTCAGTAACGACTATTCCTCCACGGCCTACTGGTACCAGGCCGAGCCTCATCATCCTTTCCCGCCCTTGCTCCCGGTTGCGGCCCGCCTGCCGCGCTGA
- a CDS encoding extracellular solute-binding protein produces MKKFGKLLTVCVLLAMVVPSLAVLAQEGQITLRVVGLEVVPEERETPLAIAKQAARTRFMEAHPNIFIESLETPPEFDTQVLVDLAAGTAPDIWYQDASTLARLVDTGNILDASVCLELVPELTLDRFSEGMLDIHLRDTGELWGLPDGGTPMVMYYNPEAVAKAGVEPPTSDWTWDDFLTFAQMTTLDSEGRNRLDPNFDEENVVQWGFRVRKWTFEWIYWVWQNGGDVISPDLTTADGYLNSPESIEAIKFLRDLVLEYGVAPEPSTLDQLVQQFGFLEAFLRGEVVMFPRGHWEMVGLTNQESYTPERVAVVGNPSKVNDVTVIYESGWVINAKVAEDPDKLLAACQFVEELTDYEYQSTKVVTGLEISANREAAAAAIEASAWPEIERVFVEEAENGRRNYGSIYANWPVVEGILDSMMENILAGADVEEEVAIAVEEIDRELQRSAGG; encoded by the coding sequence ATGAAGAAGTTTGGCAAGCTCCTGACGGTGTGCGTGCTGCTGGCGATGGTGGTGCCGTCGCTGGCAGTGTTAGCCCAGGAAGGCCAGATCACGCTGCGGGTGGTTGGCCTGGAAGTTGTACCCGAAGAGCGCGAGACTCCGCTGGCGATCGCCAAGCAGGCGGCCCGGACCCGCTTTATGGAGGCGCACCCGAATATCTTCATTGAGTCGCTGGAAACGCCGCCCGAATTCGATACGCAGGTGCTGGTTGACCTGGCCGCCGGGACCGCGCCCGACATCTGGTATCAGGACGCCTCGACCCTTGCCCGCCTGGTCGATACGGGCAATATCCTTGACGCAAGCGTCTGCCTGGAGCTTGTTCCCGAACTGACGCTGGATCGCTTCTCGGAAGGCATGCTGGACATCCACCTGCGCGACACCGGGGAACTGTGGGGTCTGCCCGATGGCGGTACGCCCATGGTGATGTATTACAACCCGGAAGCGGTGGCCAAGGCTGGCGTTGAGCCGCCTACCTCTGACTGGACCTGGGACGATTTCCTGACCTTCGCGCAGATGACCACCCTTGACAGCGAAGGCCGCAACCGTCTGGACCCGAACTTCGACGAAGAGAACGTTGTCCAGTGGGGTTTCCGCGTCCGCAAGTGGACGTTTGAGTGGATTTACTGGGTCTGGCAGAATGGCGGCGACGTCATTTCGCCCGATCTCACCACGGCGGATGGTTACCTGAATTCGCCAGAGAGCATCGAAGCCATCAAGTTCCTGCGTGACCTGGTACTTGAGTACGGTGTTGCGCCGGAGCCTTCGACGCTGGATCAGCTTGTCCAGCAGTTCGGGTTCCTGGAAGCCTTCCTGCGTGGCGAGGTGGTTATGTTCCCGCGCGGGCACTGGGAGATGGTCGGCCTGACCAACCAGGAAAGCTACACGCCGGAGCGCGTGGCCGTGGTTGGCAACCCCAGCAAGGTCAATGACGTGACCGTGATCTACGAATCAGGCTGGGTAATCAACGCCAAGGTCGCTGAGGATCCGGATAAGCTGCTGGCGGCCTGCCAGTTCGTGGAAGAACTGACCGACTATGAGTATCAGAGCACCAAGGTGGTGACCGGCCTGGAGATTTCCGCCAACCGTGAAGCCGCCGCGGCTGCCATTGAAGCCTCGGCCTGGCCGGAGATCGAGCGCGTGTTTGTGGAAGAGGCCGAAAATGGCCGCCGCAACTACGGCTCCATCTACGCCAACTGGCCGGTGGTTGAGGGTATCCTCGACTCGATGATGGAGAACATCCTGGCTGGCGCTGATGTCGAGGAAGAAGTCGCGATTGCGGTTGAGGAAATCGACCGCGAACTGCAGCGTTCCGCCGGCGGGTAA
- a CDS encoding sugar ABC transporter permease: protein MERTSFLERPIFHTGPGWWQRFWSRSNERVGYLFILPSFVHLILFLVVPLVFSLYLSFTDWRGTNFYNAPFIGTANYEFMLGDRRWWNAMANSGYYTLLAVPLGMMISLMIALVMNMKLRGVNLFRTLFFMPVISSWVAVSVIWITLLDPQAGIVNYTLKSLGLPTVNWLGDPASAMPSLVMITIWKGAGFNMVIWLAGLQAIPQELYEAAAIDGAGSWQSFWRITLPLLKPTTFFLAITGVIGSFQVFSSVYVITGGGPRGATDVAVHRIYLRAFESFDMGYASALAWVLFAVIFAFTLLQVWYMRRREEASLF, encoded by the coding sequence ATGGAGCGTACGTCCTTTCTGGAGCGGCCGATCTTCCATACTGGCCCAGGCTGGTGGCAGCGATTCTGGAGCCGTTCCAACGAGCGGGTGGGATACCTGTTCATCCTGCCCTCGTTTGTGCACCTGATTCTGTTTCTGGTTGTCCCGCTGGTCTTCAGCCTGTATCTATCGTTCACCGACTGGCGTGGAACAAATTTCTACAATGCGCCGTTCATCGGGACGGCCAACTACGAATTCATGCTGGGCGACCGGCGCTGGTGGAACGCCATGGCCAACTCTGGCTACTACACCCTGCTGGCGGTGCCGCTGGGCATGATGATCAGCCTGATGATCGCGCTGGTCATGAACATGAAGCTGCGCGGGGTGAACCTGTTCCGCACCCTGTTCTTTATGCCGGTCATTTCCTCCTGGGTAGCGGTCTCGGTGATCTGGATCACCCTGCTGGACCCGCAGGCCGGCATTGTCAATTACACCCTCAAATCGCTGGGGCTGCCGACCGTCAACTGGCTGGGCGACCCGGCTTCGGCTATGCCCAGTCTAGTGATGATCACGATCTGGAAGGGCGCGGGCTTCAACATGGTGATCTGGCTGGCCGGGTTGCAGGCTATCCCGCAGGAGCTGTATGAGGCGGCGGCCATCGATGGCGCTGGCTCCTGGCAGTCATTCTGGCGGATCACGCTGCCGCTGTTGAAACCGACGACCTTCTTCCTGGCTATCACTGGCGTGATCGGCTCCTTCCAGGTGTTTTCGTCGGTCTACGTGATCACCGGCGGCGGGCCGCGCGGGGCGACCGACGTGGCCGTGCACCGGATTTATCTGCGCGCCTTCGAAAGCTTCGATATGGGCTATGCTTCGGCGCTGGCCTGGGTGCTGTTTGCGGTGATCTTCGCCTTCACCCTGCTGCAGGTATGGTACATGCGCCGCCGCGAGGAAGCCTCGCTGTTCTAG
- a CDS encoding carbohydrate ABC transporter permease — translation MVRAKHWWDLPLSILGYAVLIAVTLGMVVPFIWMITTSLKPSGSEFAYPPELLPKTLDFSNYVNLFTLVPFGRYFLNTLIVTIFTVAGQVIICSMAAYGFARLHFFGRDTIFILYLATMMIPFQITLIPLFLIVFGLGWINTYQGLIVPGISSVFGIFLLRQAFQGIPQDYHDAARIDGASEWVIFTRIFLPLTGPALTTLAVFAFMGTWTDLLWPLLIARNQEMRTLELGLAYFNANTTAFRQTNWPLVMAAAVVVMLPVLIVYIFAQRYFVAGIALSGVKG, via the coding sequence ATGGTTAGAGCCAAACATTGGTGGGACCTGCCCCTGAGCATCCTGGGCTATGCGGTGCTGATCGCGGTCACGCTCGGCATGGTGGTGCCATTCATCTGGATGATCACCACTTCACTCAAGCCCTCGGGGAGCGAATTCGCCTACCCGCCGGAGTTGCTGCCCAAGACGCTGGATTTTTCCAACTATGTTAACCTGTTCACGCTGGTGCCGTTTGGGCGGTACTTCCTGAACACGCTGATTGTCACCATCTTCACTGTCGCCGGGCAGGTGATCATTTGCTCGATGGCGGCCTATGGCTTCGCCCGGTTGCATTTCTTCGGGCGGGATACGATCTTTATCCTCTACCTGGCGACGATGATGATCCCGTTCCAGATCACCCTGATCCCGCTGTTCCTGATCGTGTTCGGGCTGGGCTGGATCAACACCTACCAGGGTCTGATCGTGCCGGGAATTTCCAGTGTGTTCGGTATCTTCCTGTTGCGGCAGGCCTTCCAGGGCATCCCGCAGGACTATCATGATGCGGCCCGTATCGACGGAGCCAGCGAGTGGGTGATCTTCACCCGCATCTTCCTGCCGCTGACCGGCCCGGCGCTGACAACGCTGGCGGTCTTTGCTTTCATGGGTACGTGGACCGACCTGCTGTGGCCGCTGCTGATCGCCCGCAACCAGGAGATGCGCACGCTGGAACTGGGCCTGGCTTACTTCAATGCTAACACGACGGCTTTCCGCCAGACCAACTGGCCGCTGGTCATGGCGGCGGCGGTAGTGGTCATGCTGCCTGTGCTGATCGTCTACATCTTCGCCCAGCGCTATTTTGTGGCCGGTATCGCCCTCTCCGGTGTCAAGGGGTAA
- a CDS encoding phosphotriesterase-related protein has product MTPIIRTILGDIPPQALGLCLPHEHLYGWPPAPFATEDLTLNSEDAAIRELARFQAAGGGALVEMTTPDYNRDAAALERIARASGVHIIAATGYNKEKFSAPFLQDATVEELAARFSGEVTHGMDGTSCRAGLIKASSTLNEISPLAEKLFRAAAQAHHTTGAPISTHTEKGTMALEQVALLTGEGVEPSHMIIGHIDLRLEWEFVLALARTGVFIGFDQVSKAQYAPDSRRVEFIVRLVAEGHAGQLLLSGDLARRSYWHSYGLGGAGFTYILQVFAPMLRQAGLAEETVRGLLVDNPARALAFTPRS; this is encoded by the coding sequence ATGACGCCAATCATCCGCACCATCCTGGGGGATATCCCGCCGCAGGCGCTCGGCCTCTGCCTGCCGCACGAGCACCTGTACGGCTGGCCGCCCGCGCCATTCGCCACGGAAGACCTGACCCTGAACAGTGAAGATGCCGCCATCCGCGAGCTGGCGCGTTTTCAGGCCGCGGGCGGGGGTGCGCTGGTGGAGATGACCACGCCGGACTACAACCGGGATGCTGCCGCACTGGAACGGATCGCCCGCGCCAGCGGCGTGCATATCATCGCCGCGACCGGCTACAACAAGGAGAAGTTCTCCGCGCCATTCCTGCAGGACGCGACGGTTGAGGAACTGGCCGCCCGTTTTTCCGGCGAGGTGACGCATGGCATGGACGGCACATCCTGCCGGGCCGGGTTGATCAAGGCTTCCTCCACCCTGAACGAGATTTCCCCGCTGGCGGAAAAGTTGTTCCGTGCGGCAGCGCAGGCCCACCACACCACCGGTGCGCCGATCTCCACCCACACGGAGAAGGGCACCATGGCGCTGGAGCAGGTTGCGCTGCTGACCGGCGAAGGGGTCGAGCCGTCGCATATGATCATCGGCCACATTGACCTGCGGCTGGAGTGGGAGTTCGTCCTGGCTCTGGCGCGGACAGGCGTTTTCATCGGATTTGATCAGGTCAGCAAGGCGCAGTACGCGCCGGATAGCCGCCGGGTTGAGTTCATCGTCCGGCTGGTGGCGGAGGGGCACGCGGGGCAACTGCTGCTCTCCGGCGATCTGGCCCGCCGTTCCTACTGGCACAGCTACGGCCTGGGCGGGGCGGGCTTTACCTACATCCTGCAGGTCTTCGCCCCCATGCTGCGCCAGGCAGGCCTGGCGGAAGAGACGGTGCGCGGCCTGCTGGTGGATAACCCCGCGCGGGCACTGGCCTTTACCCCACGCTCCTGA
- a CDS encoding carbohydrate kinase family protein, translated as MFVVIGTTTADLFISGVERMPRFDGDEFTTSSLSFCRQPLTIALGGNGANSAYVLRTLGAPVRLCSGTGTNEIGTLMTGWLAARGVDLSAFLRREDGTASTTTVIDDRLNRLSFYYPGLFSTYSAADLPPSWLDGAHTLLITGYPLLPGFHGGGFAAILQTARARGVITALDIGPAVDHSATLPALTPLLPLVDILLTNEYELTVATGDHDAEVGARRLIAAGAASVVVKRGQAGACLYSPDSIIQVEGFPVQASVTIGAGDSFNAAFLYGRHAGMSPAEAAAFANAAAALVVQGGRSVLGAPDVAAVEAFLRQRRGV; from the coding sequence ATGTTTGTCGTCATCGGCACCACAACCGCCGACCTGTTCATCTCCGGCGTGGAACGTATGCCGCGTTTTGACGGCGACGAGTTCACGACGAGCAGCCTGTCTTTTTGCCGTCAGCCGCTGACCATCGCTCTTGGCGGCAACGGCGCTAACAGCGCCTATGTCCTGCGGACGCTGGGCGCCCCGGTCCGGCTGTGCAGCGGTACGGGCACCAACGAGATCGGGACGCTGATGACCGGCTGGCTGGCCGCCAGAGGGGTCGACCTCAGTGCCTTCCTGCGCCGCGAGGATGGCACCGCCAGCACCACCACCGTGATCGACGACCGGCTCAACCGGCTGTCCTTTTACTATCCCGGTCTCTTTTCCACCTACAGCGCTGCCGACCTGCCCCCGTCCTGGCTGGATGGGGCGCATACCCTGCTAATCACCGGCTATCCCCTGCTGCCCGGTTTTCATGGGGGCGGCTTCGCGGCCATTCTGCAAACTGCCCGTGCACGGGGCGTGATCACGGCGCTGGATATCGGCCCGGCGGTTGACCATTCCGCCACCCTCCCGGCGCTGACGCCGCTGTTGCCGCTGGTTGACATCCTGCTGACCAACGAGTATGAACTGACTGTTGCAACCGGCGACCATGACGCCGAAGTTGGCGCCCGGCGGCTGATCGCAGCGGGCGCGGCCAGCGTAGTCGTCAAGCGCGGCCAGGCCGGAGCCTGCCTGTACAGCCCCGACTCGATCATTCAGGTGGAAGGCTTCCCTGTACAGGCCAGTGTCACCATTGGCGCGGGCGATTCGTTTAACGCCGCCTTCCTGTACGGCCGTCACGCCGGCATGTCCCCGGCGGAGGCCGCCGCCTTCGCCAATGCCGCTGCCGCCCTGGTCGTGCAGGGGGGCCGCAGCGTGCTTGGTGCGCCGGATGTTGCTGCTGTTGAAGCTTTCCTGCGCCAGCGCAGAGGAGTGTAA
- a CDS encoding FAD-dependent oxidoreductase, giving the protein MNTYTAPVHDLWETDILVIGSGSAGATAAITAAREGVSVALVERYGFMGGISTQVLDTFYGFYTPGQQSRKVVGGIPDLVVDELLRRGKALFRPNTYGAGQGITYDPETLKLVWERLATSAGVRILYHTFVVDALMEGDRVTGVVAVNKGGFVRLKARVVIDASGDADVAAAAGVPYESAADGPVQSLTTTFRLLNVDVARARAIRKDELHALMARAIEDGYALPRREGSVHITPLDGVMATNMTRVANIDATDPEQLTRAEIEGRRQAEEYARFLIERVPGYERAVLGGLSIQIGVRESRRIFGAYRLTRADVLSARKFEDAIARCGAPIEDHHAGSDTVWEYLPEGETYDIPFRCLLPESVEGLLVAGRCLSADHDAHASVRSMGQCMAMGQAAAVAAALAARQGCPPREVPISDLQARLRTIGAII; this is encoded by the coding sequence ATGAACACTTATACCGCCCCTGTGCACGACCTGTGGGAAACCGATATTCTCGTGATCGGCAGTGGCTCCGCCGGGGCGACGGCGGCCATCACCGCTGCGCGGGAAGGGGTCTCTGTGGCGCTGGTAGAGCGTTACGGCTTCATGGGCGGGATTAGTACCCAGGTGCTGGATACGTTCTACGGCTTCTACACACCTGGCCAGCAGTCGCGCAAGGTCGTCGGCGGCATCCCTGATCTGGTGGTCGATGAACTGCTGCGGCGCGGCAAGGCCCTGTTCCGCCCCAACACCTACGGCGCCGGGCAGGGCATCACCTACGACCCGGAGACGCTCAAACTTGTCTGGGAGCGCCTGGCGACTTCTGCCGGGGTGCGCATCCTCTACCACACCTTCGTCGTCGATGCGCTCATGGAAGGCGATCGCGTGACCGGCGTGGTCGCCGTCAACAAGGGTGGCTTTGTGCGGCTGAAGGCCCGTGTCGTGATCGACGCCTCCGGCGACGCCGATGTCGCTGCTGCCGCCGGCGTGCCTTACGAGAGCGCCGCCGATGGCCCGGTGCAATCGTTGACCACCACCTTCCGCCTGCTGAATGTCGACGTCGCCCGCGCCCGCGCCATCAGGAAAGATGAATTGCACGCCCTGATGGCCCGCGCCATTGAGGATGGTTACGCCCTGCCCCGCCGTGAAGGCAGCGTCCACATCACGCCGCTTGATGGGGTGATGGCCACCAACATGACCCGCGTGGCCAACATCGATGCCACCGATCCGGAACAACTCACCCGTGCCGAGATCGAAGGCCGTCGCCAGGCGGAGGAGTACGCCCGCTTCCTGATCGAGCGTGTCCCCGGTTACGAGCGGGCGGTGCTCGGCGGTCTCAGCATCCAGATCGGCGTGCGGGAAAGCCGCCGCATCTTTGGCGCGTACCGCCTGACCAGGGCCGATGTGCTGAGCGCGCGCAAGTTTGAGGACGCCATCGCCCGCTGCGGCGCGCCGATCGAGGATCACCACGCCGGCAGCGACACAGTCTGGGAATACCTGCCAGAGGGAGAAACCTACGACATTCCCTTCCGCTGCCTGCTGCCGGAAAGCGTGGAGGGCCTGCTTGTGGCCGGGCGCTGCCTCTCCGCCGACCACGATGCCCACGCCTCAGTGCGCAGCATGGGCCAGTGCATGGCGATGGGCCAGGCGGCGGCAGTGGCCGCGGCACTGGCCGCCCGGCAGGGATGCCCCCCGCGTGAAGTCCCCATCAGCGATCTGCAGGCACGTCTGCGCACTATAGGAGCAATCATCTGA
- a CDS encoding shikimate dehydrogenase, which yields MTDPEFAVTRQNAPTAYFFGVTTAASSSRRMFPLWAEILGLGQARLIGVDLPLNGPPEVYRRAVYQIKRDPLSLGAVITSHKINTLNAARDLFDHLTPEAELTGEVASIYKRDGALIGHAVDPMTSGLAMSRFIPARHWGRTRAHILCLGAGGSATAIAVHLCRTLPPDNRPARVIFVNRTRPRLESLRQLIAERLPGSGIAFEFVENSDPAINDRLMAALPPGSLVINATGMGKDTPGSPITDAGVFPQDGFAWELNYRGTLDFLHQAEAQAERRNLTVVDGWDYFLLGWSTIIGQIFDVPITPEVYDRLAQAAAAVR from the coding sequence ATGACCGATCCAGAGTTCGCCGTCACCCGGCAGAACGCCCCGACCGCTTACTTCTTCGGGGTGACCACCGCTGCTTCTTCCAGCCGCCGTATGTTCCCGCTTTGGGCGGAGATTCTGGGGCTGGGGCAGGCGCGGCTGATCGGCGTCGACCTGCCCCTCAACGGCCCGCCGGAGGTCTACCGCCGGGCCGTCTACCAGATCAAGCGCGATCCGTTATCGCTGGGTGCGGTGATCACCAGTCACAAGATCAACACACTCAACGCCGCCCGCGACTTGTTCGATCACCTGACTCCGGAGGCCGAGCTAACTGGCGAAGTCGCTTCGATCTACAAGCGAGATGGCGCGCTGATCGGTCACGCCGTCGACCCGATGACTTCGGGCCTGGCGATGAGCCGCTTCATCCCCGCCAGGCACTGGGGCCGCACGCGGGCGCACATCCTGTGCCTGGGCGCAGGCGGATCGGCGACAGCCATCGCCGTCCACCTGTGCCGGACCCTCCCGCCGGACAACCGTCCGGCCCGTGTGATCTTTGTCAACCGCACCCGCCCCCGCCTGGAAAGCCTGCGCCAGCTCATTGCTGAACGGCTGCCGGGTTCCGGAATCGCCTTCGAGTTCGTGGAAAACAGCGATCCGGCCATCAATGACCGGCTGATGGCCGCCCTGCCGCCCGGCTCACTGGTGATCAATGCCACTGGCATGGGCAAGGATACGCCCGGTTCGCCGATCACCGATGCCGGTGTCTTTCCGCAGGATGGCTTCGCTTGGGAGTTAAACTACCGGGGCACGCTGGACTTCCTGCACCAGGCGGAAGCGCAGGCGGAACGCCGCAACCTGACCGTCGTCGACGGCTGGGACTACTTCCTGCTGGGCTGGAGTACGATCATCGGTCAGATTTTTGACGTCCCCATCACGCCTGAAGTCTACGATCGCCTGGCGCAGGCGGCGGCAGCGGTGCGCTGA
- a CDS encoding SIS domain-containing protein codes for MTASLAYLDAAEAILRRIRDNEMDNINRAAEICAHTIANDGLVHMFGTGHSRVFVEEMYPRHGSFPGFHPIVELSLTYHNQVVGANGQRQAMYLEHLEGFAPVILRNFVIAPPDSFLIFSNSGVNEVVVEMALEARKRDLPVIAVVSRDHCERQPARHSSGKKLIDVADVTIDNGTPAGDAMVHIPGLDDPVGPGSTIGGAAVTNALKCAIAEKLTAMGKPPLVLTSSHFIGPEESQRRFDQSYDEYRRRLKRVYGCD; via the coding sequence ATGACCGCCAGTCTGGCCTATCTAGATGCCGCCGAAGCCATCCTCCGGCGCATCCGCGACAACGAGATGGACAACATCAACCGCGCCGCTGAGATTTGCGCCCATACCATCGCCAACGATGGCCTGGTGCACATGTTCGGAACCGGCCACTCCCGCGTCTTTGTGGAGGAGATGTACCCGCGTCATGGCAGCTTCCCCGGCTTTCACCCGATCGTGGAGCTGTCGCTGACCTATCACAACCAGGTCGTAGGGGCTAACGGCCAGCGCCAGGCCATGTACCTGGAGCACCTGGAGGGCTTTGCGCCGGTCATCCTGCGCAACTTCGTCATCGCCCCGCCGGATAGCTTCCTGATCTTCTCCAACAGCGGGGTCAACGAGGTGGTGGTGGAGATGGCGCTGGAAGCTCGCAAGCGCGACCTGCCTGTCATCGCTGTTGTTTCCCGCGATCACTGTGAGCGCCAGCCCGCCCGCCACAGTTCCGGCAAGAAGCTGATCGACGTGGCGGACGTGACGATCGACAATGGCACGCCCGCCGGCGACGCCATGGTGCACATCCCCGGCCTGGATGACCCGGTCGGCCCTGGCTCAACTATCGGCGGCGCCGCCGTCACCAATGCACTCAAGTGCGCCATCGCCGAGAAGCTAACGGCGATGGGCAAGCCACCGCTGGTGCTGACCAGTAGCCATTTCATCGGCCCGGAAGAATCGCAGCGGCGCTTTGACCAGTCGTACGACGAATACCGGCGGCGGCTCAAGCGCGTCTACGGTTGTGACTGA